In Papaver somniferum cultivar HN1 chromosome 1, ASM357369v1, whole genome shotgun sequence, a genomic segment contains:
- the LOC113362223 gene encoding cyclin-dependent kinase F-3-like: MHRPGGYMHRDLKPDNLLVARDGDSIKIADFGQAREIDSKSPCSDYVTTRMYRAPEVLLNSVSYTSAVDMWAVGAIMAELYSFRPLFPGKNRADQLYKICSVIGSPTYESWAEGIQLANWCGYKFPQVHPYGISTMIPSASHEAIDLIKSLCSWDPKNRPTAMEALKHPYFAPDMREFPEATTNAKLEQRIYPNQTCFGEKLLGPFSPVRDITIEDMLKRVWAEDTTAKFAQRIYPNQTCFGVELFGPFSPVENMTSQDLFESVWGCSLDASFREITHQEKQTAAAAHAF, encoded by the coding sequence ATGCATCGTCCTGGTGGATATATGCATCGAGATCTAAAACCAGATAACTTGCTGGTCGCTAGAGATGGAGATTCAATAAAGATCGCGGATTTTGGCCAAGCTAgggaaattgattctaaatcaccGTGTTCAGATTATGTTACTACACGGATGTACCGCGCACCTGAAGTGTTGTTAAACTCGGTTTCGTATACCTCTGCTGTTGATATGTGGGCAGTTGGGGCTATAATGGCCGAACTGTATTCGTTTCGTCCTCTTTTTCCTGGTAAGAATCGAGCAGATCAGCTGTATAAGATTTGCAGTGTAATCGGAAGTCCAACTTATGAGTCGTGGGCAGAAGGAATACAACTTGCCAATTGGTGTGGTTACAAGTTTCCTCAAGTACATCCATATGGTATTTCTACAATGATACCATCTGCTAGTCATGAGGCTATAGATCTGATTAAATCCCTTTGTTCTTGGGATCCAAAAAATAGACCAACAGCTATGGAGGCTCTGAAGCATCCTTACTTTGCGCCCGATATGCGTGAATTTCCAGAAGCAACAACAAATGCAAAATTGGAGCAGAGAATATATCCTAATCAGACTTGCTTTGGTGAAAAACTTCTTGGCCCTTTCTCCCCTGTTAGAGATATTACAATTGAAGATATGTTAAAGAGGGTTTGGGCAGAGGATACAACTGCAAAGTTCGCGCAGAGAATATATCCTAATCAGACTTGCTTTGGTGTAGAACTTTTTGGCCCTTTCTCCCCTGTAGAAAACATGACAAGCCAAGATCTGTTTGAGAGTGTTTGGGGTTGCAGTTTAGATGCCTCTTTCAGAGAGATAACTCATCAGGAGAAGCAGACAGCAGCAGCAGCGCATGCTTTCTAA
- the LOC113362235 gene encoding cyclin-dependent kinase F-4-like — protein sequence MVLVVTESVTLVLAAMVLISFACHVVTKKADPKVLANKASKAVKAGASTIKKKAKNICTSVIFHRPKTLQKVYTVSLIFDNQVLYLVFDYEESTLYRLMHDKINLCTDAELLNGLLENRIGLFSESQIRRWSRQILLALAQMHRPGGYMHRDLKPDNLLVARDGDSIKIADFGQAREIDSKSPCSDYVTTRMYRAPEVLLNSVSYTSAVDMWAVGTIMAEMYTFRPLFPGKNRADQLYKICSVIGSPTYESWAEGIQLANWCGYKFPQVHPYGISTMIPSASHEAIDLIKSLCSWDPKNRPTAMEALKHPYFAPDMRELPEATTSAKLEQRIYPNQTCFGEKLLGPFSPVRDITIEDMLKRVWAEDTSAKFAQRIYPNQT from the exons ATGGTGCTAGTGGTGACAG AGTCTGTAACTCT TGTTCTAGCTGCTATGGTACTGATATCATTTGCTTGTCATGTAGTTACTAAGAAGGCTGACCCCAAGGTGCTGGCTAACAAAGCTTCCAAGGCTGTCAAAGCTGGAGCATCAACCATTAAGAAGAAGGCTAAGAATATCTGCACATCAGTCATATTTCACAGGCCAAAGACATTGCAGAAG GTGTACACTGTTTCCCTCATCTTTGACAATCAGGTGTTATATTTGGTCTTTGATTACGAAGAATCTACTCTGTATCGCCTTATGCATGATAAGATCAATCTTTGTACGGATGCTGAGTTACTAAACGGGTTATTGGAGAACAGGATAGGCCTTTTTTCGGAGTCTCAGATACGACGCTGGTCTCGTCAAATCTTGCTAGCTCTTGCACAGATGCATCGTCCTGGTGGATATATGCATCGAGATCTAAAACCAGATAACTTGCTGGTCGCTAGAGATGGAGATTCAATAAAGATCGCGGATTTTGGTCAAGCTAgggaaattgattctaaatcaccGTGTTCAGATTATGTTACTACACGGATGTACCGCGCACCTGAAGTGTTGTTAAACTCGGTTTCGTATACCTCTGCTGTTGATATGTGGGCAGTTGGGACTATAATGGCCGAAATGTATACGTTTCGTCCTCTTTTTCCAGGTAAGAATCGAGCAGATCAGCTGTATAAGATTTGCAGTGTAATCGGAAGTCCAACTTATGAGTCGTGGGCAGAAGGAATACAACTTGCCAATTGGTGTGGTTACAAGTTTCCTCAAGTACATCCATATGGTATTTCTACAATGATACCATCTGCTAGTCATGAGGCTATAGATCTGATTAAATCCCTTTGTTCTTGGGATCCAAAAAACAGACCAACAGCTATGGAGGCTCTGAAGCATCCTTACTTTGCGCCCGATATGCGTGAATTGCCAGAAGCGACAACAAGTGCAAAATTGGAGCAGAGAATATATCCTAATCAGACTTGCTTTGGTGAAAAACTTCTTGGCCCTTTCTCCCCTGTTAGAGATATTACAATTGAAGATATGTTAAAGAGGGTTTGGGCAGAGGATACAAGTGCAAAGTTCGCGCAGAGAATATATCCTAATCAGACTTGA
- the LOC113362248 gene encoding cyclin-dependent kinase F-4-like yields the protein MSSSPSVRPLSLSSSSKSLILVYTVSLIFDNQVLYLVFDYEESTLYRLMHDKINLCTDAELLNGLLENRIGLFSESQIRRWSRQILLALAQMHRPGGYMHRDLKPDNLLVARDGDSIKIADFGQAREIDSKSPCSDYVTTRMYRAPEVLLNSVSYTSAVDMWAVGTIMAEMYTFRPLFPGKNRADQLYKICSVIGSPTYESWAEGIQLANWCGYKFPQVHPYGISTMIPSASHEAIDLIKSLCSWDPKNRPTAMEALKHPYFAPDMRELPEATTSAKLEQRIYPNQTCFGEKLLGPFSPVRDITIEDMLKRVWAEDTSAKFAQRIYPNQT from the exons ATGTCTTCTTCACCTTCGGTAAGACCTCTTTCATTATCTAGTTCATCTAAATCTCTCATCTTg GTGTACACTGTTTCCCTCATCTTTGACAATCAGGTGTTATATTTGGTCTTTGATTACGAAGAATCTACTCTGTATCGCCTTATGCATGATAAGATCAATCTTTGTACGGATGCTGAGTTACTAAACGGGTTATTGGAGAACAGGATAGGCCTTTTTTCGGAGTCTCAGATACGACGCTGGTCTCGTCAAATCTTGCTAGCTCTTGCACAGATGCATCGTCCTGGTGGATATATGCATCGAGATCTAAAACCAGATAACTTGCTGGTCGCTAGAGATGGAGATTCAATAAAGATCGCGGATTTTGGTCAAGCTAgggaaattgattctaaatcaccGTGTTCAGATTATGTTACTACACGGATGTACCGCGCACCTGAAGTGTTGTTAAACTCGGTTTCGTATACCTCTGCTGTTGATATGTGGGCAGTTGGGACTATAATGGCCGAAATGTATACGTTTCGTCCTCTTTTTCCAGGTAAGAATCGAGCAGATCAGCTGTATAAGATTTGCAGTGTAATCGGAAGTCCAACTTATGAGTCGTGGGCAGAAGGAATACAACTTGCCAATTGGTGTGGTTACAAGTTTCCTCAAGTACATCCATATGGTATTTCTACAATGATACCATCTGCTAGTCATGAGGCTATAGATCTGATTAAATCCCTTTGTTCTTGGGATCCAAAAAACAGACCAACAGCTATGGAGGCTCTGAAGCATCCTTACTTTGCGCCCGATATGCGTGAATTGCCAGAAGCGACAACAAGTGCAAAATTGGAGCAGAGAATATATCCTAATCAGACTTGCTTTGGTGAAAAACTTCTTGGCCCTTTCTCCCCTGTTAGAGATATTACAATTGAAGATATGTTAAAGAGGGTTTGGGCAGAGGATACAAGTGCAAAGTTCGCGCAGAGAATATATCCTAATCAGACTTGA
- the LOC113362257 gene encoding cyclin-dependent kinase F-4-like: MEYCSYTLTDKVGEGTFGYVWKAIDNLSADGSEIVTIKEMKKLYSSLEECLELPEVKALVKLYGDPNIVGLRKLIFDNQVLYLVFDYEESTLYRLMHDKINLCTDAELLNGLLENRIGLFSESQIRRWSRQILLALAQMHRPGGYMHRDLKPDNLLVARDGDSIKIADFGQAREIDSKSPCSDYVTTRMYRAPEVLLNSVSYTSAVDMWAVGAIMAELYSFRPLFPGKNRADQLYKICSVIGSPTYESWAEGIQLANWCGYKFPQVHPYGISTMIPSASHEAIDRIKSLCSWDPKNRPTAMEALKHPYFAPDMRELPEATTNAKLEQRIYPNQTCFGEKLLGPFSPVRDITIEDMLKRVWAEDTSAKFAQRIYPNQTCFGVELFGPFSPVGNMTSQDLFESVWGCSLDASFREITHQEKQTVAAAAHAF, from the coding sequence ATGGAGTATTGTAGTTATACTCTGACTGATAAAGTTGGCGAAGGAACCTTCGGATACGTATGGAAAGCTATAGATAATCTAAGTGCTGATGGTTCTGAAATTGTAACAATAAAGGAGATGAAGAAATTATATTCGTCCTTGGAAGAATGCCTTGAACTTCCAGAAGTCAAGGCATTGGTTAAACTCTATGGGGATCCGAATATCGTCGGACTCagaaaactcatctttgacaatcAGGTGTTATATTTGGTCTTTGATTACGAAGAATCTACTCTGTATCGCCTTATGCATGATAAGATCAATCTTTGTACGGATGCTGAGTTACTAAACGGGTTATTGGAGAACAGGATAGGCCTTTTTTCGGAGTCTCAGATACGACGCTGGTCTCGTCAAATCTTGCTAGCTCTTGCACAGATGCATCGTCCTGGTGGATATATGCATCGAGATCTAAAACCAGATAACTTGCTGGTCGCTAGAGATGGAGATTCAATAAAGATCGCGGATTTTGGTCAAGCTAgggaaattgattctaaatcaccGTGTTCAGATTATGTTACTACACGGATGTACCGCGCACCTGAAGTGCTGTTAAACTCGGTTTCGTATACCTCTGCTGTTGATATGTGGGCAGTTGGGGCTATAATGGCCGAACTGTATTCGTTTCGTCCTCTTTTTCCTGGTAAGAATCGAGCAGATCAGCTGTATAAGATTTGCAGTGTAATCGGAAGTCCAACTTATGAGTCGTGGGCAGAAGGAATACAACTTGCCAATTGGTGTGGTTACAAGTTTCCTCAAGTACATCCATATGGTATTTCTACAATGATACCATCTGCTAGTCATGAGGCTATAGATCGGATTAAATCCCTTTGTTCTTGGGATCCAAAAAACAGACCAACAGCTATGGAGGCTCTGAAGCATCCTTACTTTGCGCCCGATATGCGTGAATTGCCAGAAGCGACAACAAATGCAAAATTGGAGCAGAGAATATATCCTAATCAGACTTGCTTTGGTGAAAAACTTCTTGGCCCTTTCTCCCCTGTTAGAGATATTACAATTGAAGATATGTTAAAGAGGGTTTGGGCAGAGGATACAAGTGCAAAGTTCGCGCAGAGAATATATCCTAATCAGACTTGCTTTGGTGTAGAACTTTTTGGCCCTTTCTCCCCTGTAGGAAACATGACAAGCCAAGATCTGTTTGAGAGTGTTTGGGGTTGCAGTTTAGATGCCTCTTTCAGAGAGATAACTCATCAGGAGAAGCagacagtagcagcagcagcgcATGCTTTCTAA